A genomic region of Notamacropus eugenii isolate mMacEug1 chromosome 3, mMacEug1.pri_v2, whole genome shotgun sequence contains the following coding sequences:
- the GPRC5B gene encoding G-protein coupled receptor family C group 5 member B isoform X1, whose protein sequence is MRTHLVVSFLLFFVIGSGSSENASTSRGCGLDLLPQYVSLCDLDAIWGIVVEAVAGAGALITLLLILILLVRLPFIKDKEKKGPLGLNFLFLLGTLGLFGLTFAFIIREDETICSARRFLWGVLFALCFSCLLSQAWRVRRLVGHGKSPSGWHLTGMAICLMLVQVIIATEWLVLNVVRDKKLACSYEPMDFALALIYDMVLLVVTLGLSLFTLCGKFKKWKKNGVCLILTTFLSILIWVAWMTMYLFGNAELRKGDVWSDPTLAIALVASGWVFVIFHAIPEVHCSILPSQQENTPNYFDTSQPRMRETAFEEDVQLPRSYMENKGFSMDEHNAALRTAGFRNGSLANRPSAPFRSNVYQPTEMAVVLNGGTEMVTYPTSMKSFGVVECHQ, encoded by the exons atgagaaccCACCTGGTCgtctcatttctcctcttctttgtGATCGGCTCTGGCTCCTCAGAGAATGCCAGCACCTCTCGAGGCTGTGGGCTGGACCTCCTCCCTCAGTACGTGTCCCTGTGCGACCTGGATGCCATCTGGGGGATCGTGGTGGAGGCTGTGGCGGGGGCAGGGGCCCTCATCACTCTGCTGTTGATCCTGATTCTCCTGGTGAGACTGCCGTTCATCAAGGACAAGGAGAAGAAGGGGCCCCTGGGCCTGAACTTCCTGTTCCTTCTGGGGACCCTAGGGTTGTTTGGACTGACCTTTGCCTTCATCATCCGAGAGGATGAGACCATATGCTCAGCGCGTAGGTTCCTGTGGGGGGTGCTCTTTGCCTTGTGCTTCTCATGCTTACTCAGTCAGGCATGGCGAGTCCGAAGGCTGGTTGGCCATGGGAAAAGCCCCTCAGGCTGGCATCTCACTGGTATGGCCATATGCCTGATGCTGGTCCAAGTCATCATTGCCACAGAGTGGCTAGTCTTGAATGTGGTCCGGGATAAAAAGCTAGCCTGCAGCTATGAACCCATGGATTTTGCACTGGCCTTAATTTATGACATGGTTCTACTGGTGGTAACCCTGGGTTTGTCCCTCTTCACTCTCTGTGGGAAATTTAAGAAGTGGAAGAAGAATGGTGTGTGCCTCATCCTTACCACCTTCCTCTCCATTCTGATCTGGGTGGCCTGGATGACCATGTACCTTTTTGGCAATGCAGAACTAAGGAAAGGTGACGTGTGGAGTGATCCCACCCTGGCCATCGCCCTAGTGGCCAGTGGGTGGGTGTTTGTCATCTTCCATGCTATTCCTGAAGTACACTGCTCAATCCTTCCTTCGCAACAAGAGAATACACCCAACTACTTTGACACATCACAGCCCAGGATGCGGGAGACAGCATTTGAAGAGGATGTTCAACTTCCCCGGAGCTACATGGAAAACAAAGGTTTTTCAATGGATGAACACAATGCAG cTCTACGAACTGCAGGATTTCGAAATGGTAGTTTGGCCAACCGACCCAGTGCTCCATTTAGAAGCAACGTTTATCAGCCCACTGAGATGGCAGTTGTGCTAAATGGTGGGACT GAAATGGTTACTTATCCCACCTCTATGAAGTCATTTGGAGTTGTAGAATGCCATCAGTGA
- the GPRC5B gene encoding G-protein coupled receptor family C group 5 member B isoform X2 codes for MRTHLVVSFLLFFVIGSGSSENASTSRGCGLDLLPQYVSLCDLDAIWGIVVEAVAGAGALITLLLILILLVRLPFIKDKEKKGPLGLNFLFLLGTLGLFGLTFAFIIREDETICSARRFLWGVLFALCFSCLLSQAWRVRRLVGHGKSPSGWHLTGMAICLMLVQVIIATEWLVLNVVRDKKLACSYEPMDFALALIYDMVLLVVTLGLSLFTLCGKFKKWKKNGVCLILTTFLSILIWVAWMTMYLFGNAELRKGDVWSDPTLAIALVASGWVFVIFHAIPEVHCSILPSQQENTPNYFDTSQPRMRETAFEEDVQLPRSYMENKGFSMDEHNAALRTAGFRNGSLANRPSAPFRSNVYQPTEMAVVLNGGTIPTAPPSYTGRHLW; via the exons atgagaaccCACCTGGTCgtctcatttctcctcttctttgtGATCGGCTCTGGCTCCTCAGAGAATGCCAGCACCTCTCGAGGCTGTGGGCTGGACCTCCTCCCTCAGTACGTGTCCCTGTGCGACCTGGATGCCATCTGGGGGATCGTGGTGGAGGCTGTGGCGGGGGCAGGGGCCCTCATCACTCTGCTGTTGATCCTGATTCTCCTGGTGAGACTGCCGTTCATCAAGGACAAGGAGAAGAAGGGGCCCCTGGGCCTGAACTTCCTGTTCCTTCTGGGGACCCTAGGGTTGTTTGGACTGACCTTTGCCTTCATCATCCGAGAGGATGAGACCATATGCTCAGCGCGTAGGTTCCTGTGGGGGGTGCTCTTTGCCTTGTGCTTCTCATGCTTACTCAGTCAGGCATGGCGAGTCCGAAGGCTGGTTGGCCATGGGAAAAGCCCCTCAGGCTGGCATCTCACTGGTATGGCCATATGCCTGATGCTGGTCCAAGTCATCATTGCCACAGAGTGGCTAGTCTTGAATGTGGTCCGGGATAAAAAGCTAGCCTGCAGCTATGAACCCATGGATTTTGCACTGGCCTTAATTTATGACATGGTTCTACTGGTGGTAACCCTGGGTTTGTCCCTCTTCACTCTCTGTGGGAAATTTAAGAAGTGGAAGAAGAATGGTGTGTGCCTCATCCTTACCACCTTCCTCTCCATTCTGATCTGGGTGGCCTGGATGACCATGTACCTTTTTGGCAATGCAGAACTAAGGAAAGGTGACGTGTGGAGTGATCCCACCCTGGCCATCGCCCTAGTGGCCAGTGGGTGGGTGTTTGTCATCTTCCATGCTATTCCTGAAGTACACTGCTCAATCCTTCCTTCGCAACAAGAGAATACACCCAACTACTTTGACACATCACAGCCCAGGATGCGGGAGACAGCATTTGAAGAGGATGTTCAACTTCCCCGGAGCTACATGGAAAACAAAGGTTTTTCAATGGATGAACACAATGCAG cTCTACGAACTGCAGGATTTCGAAATGGTAGTTTGGCCAACCGACCCAGTGCTCCATTTAGAAGCAACGTTTATCAGCCCACTGAGATGGCAGTTGTGCTAAATGGTGGGACT ATCCCAACCGCTCCGCCAAGTTACACTGGACGACACCTCTGGTGA